One segment of Streptomyces sp. NBC_01463 DNA contains the following:
- a CDS encoding LLM class flavin-dependent oxidoreductase, translated as MDEIRGDEIRGKAEGTAPVPLSVLDLVTVGQGRTATQALRTGVEIAQLAERRGFHRYWVAEHHSMPGVASSSPAVILAHTAASTERIRLGSGGVMLPNHAPLVIAEQFGTLEAMAPGRIDLGLGRAPGTDGATAAALRRTERLNEGADDFPQQLMELTRFLDDDFPDGHPYARIHAVPGPVQATSEGGVQSPARPPLWLLGSSGFSARLAGMLGLPFAFAHHFSAQNTIPALELYRESFKPSAVLDAPYALIGVAALAADDEREARRQVLTGALSMLRLRSGRPGLVPTPEEAEAYAFSPMEREFVDSWLVNIVHGTADEVRTGLDDLAKRTGADELMITANAHGGEARLRSYGLIADAYGLPGA; from the coding sequence GTGGACGAGATTCGAGGCGACGAGATCCGTGGCAAGGCGGAGGGAACGGCACCCGTGCCCCTCTCGGTCCTTGATCTCGTGACCGTGGGCCAGGGCCGCACCGCGACCCAGGCCCTGCGTACGGGCGTCGAGATCGCCCAGCTCGCCGAACGCCGCGGCTTCCACCGCTACTGGGTCGCCGAGCACCACTCCATGCCCGGCGTCGCCTCCTCCTCGCCGGCCGTGATCCTGGCCCACACCGCCGCCAGCACCGAGCGCATCCGGCTCGGTTCCGGCGGCGTCATGCTGCCCAACCACGCCCCGCTCGTCATCGCCGAACAGTTCGGCACCCTGGAGGCCATGGCCCCCGGCCGCATCGACCTCGGCCTCGGCCGCGCGCCCGGCACCGACGGTGCCACCGCCGCCGCCCTGCGCCGCACCGAGCGGCTGAACGAGGGCGCGGACGACTTCCCGCAGCAGCTCATGGAGCTGACGCGCTTCCTGGACGACGACTTCCCCGACGGCCACCCCTACGCCCGCATCCACGCGGTCCCCGGACCCGTCCAGGCCACCTCCGAGGGCGGTGTCCAGTCCCCGGCCCGGCCGCCCCTGTGGCTGCTCGGCTCCTCGGGCTTCAGCGCCCGGCTGGCCGGCATGCTCGGCCTGCCCTTCGCCTTCGCCCACCACTTCTCGGCCCAGAACACCATCCCGGCCTTGGAGCTGTACCGGGAGTCCTTCAAGCCGTCCGCGGTGCTGGACGCGCCGTACGCCCTGATCGGCGTCGCCGCCCTGGCCGCCGACGACGAGCGCGAGGCCCGCCGCCAGGTGCTGACCGGCGCCCTGTCGATGCTCCGCCTGCGCTCGGGCCGCCCCGGCCTGGTCCCGACGCCCGAGGAGGCGGAGGCGTACGCCTTCAGCCCCATGGAGCGGGAGTTCGTCGACAGCTGGCTCGTCAACATCGTCCACGGCACCGCGGACGAGGTCCGCACCGGCCTGGACGACCTGGCCAAGCGCACCGGCGCCGACGAGCTGATGATCACCGCCAACGCGCACGGCGGCGAGGCCCGGCTGCGCAGCTACGGCCTCATCGCGGACGCGTACGGCCTGCCGGGGGCCTGA
- a CDS encoding decarboxylase has translation MTTVGFLYPGHFAEDDFPRMEILLDSTIRLVVHHTESPDDAYREDALRELGAPDRLAAGVEELQRSGAQCVVWACDAGSFLYGPQGAHDQAMALARETGVPASSTSVGFVHAVRRLGANRVAVAATYPEDIAAHFTAFLRATGMEVVATHAAGAAGAAEVAEWGPDRVKELAVAADRPEAEAVLLPDTALHTVGHIAELEEFLGKPVLTANQVAVREALRLADRPAWAPRLGALFAAREQPPAPVEWGSGRSYAHGQRP, from the coding sequence ATGACGACCGTCGGATTCCTCTACCCGGGCCACTTCGCGGAGGACGACTTCCCGCGGATGGAGATCCTGCTCGACAGCACCATCAGACTCGTCGTCCACCACACCGAGAGCCCCGACGACGCCTACCGGGAGGACGCCCTGCGCGAGCTGGGCGCCCCGGACCGGCTCGCCGCCGGTGTCGAGGAGCTCCAGCGCTCCGGCGCCCAGTGCGTCGTCTGGGCCTGCGACGCCGGCAGCTTCCTCTACGGGCCGCAGGGCGCCCACGACCAGGCGATGGCGCTGGCCCGGGAGACGGGCGTGCCCGCCTCCAGCACCTCCGTCGGCTTCGTCCACGCCGTACGGAGACTGGGTGCCAACCGGGTCGCGGTCGCCGCGACCTACCCCGAGGACATCGCCGCGCACTTCACCGCGTTCCTGCGGGCCACGGGCATGGAGGTGGTCGCCACCCACGCGGCGGGCGCGGCAGGCGCCGCCGAGGTCGCGGAATGGGGGCCGGACCGGGTGAAGGAGCTGGCCGTCGCCGCGGACCGCCCCGAGGCGGAGGCCGTCCTGCTGCCGGACACGGCCCTGCACACGGTCGGCCATATCGCCGAACTGGAGGAGTTCCTCGGCAAACCCGTCCTCACCGCGAACCAGGTGGCCGTCCGGGAGGCCCTGCGGCTGGCCGACCGCCCCGCCTGGGCGCCCCGGCTTGGTGCGCTCTTCGCGGCCCGCGAACAGCCCCCGGCCCCGGTGGAGTGGGGGAGCGGACGGTCGTACGCGCACGGGCAGCGGCCCTGA
- a CDS encoding D-2-hydroxyacid dehydrogenase yields MPEPVLLVLDADPPPRLGALTGRVRLRHTDGPGLARALPEADALLVWDFASDAVRAAWPGDGPRPAWVHTASAGVDRLLCPELVAGDTVVTNARGIFEQPIAEYVAGLVLAFAKDLPGTLELQRRRRWSHRETARVAGSRAVVLGAGPVGREITRLLMALGVEVALVGRTARRTIHGAGDLDRLAARADWVICAAPLTPQTHGMFDSRFFGLMQPSARFVNVGRGPMVVEDDLLDALRKRWIAGAALDVFEREPLGEDSPLWDAPGLIVSPHMSGDAVGWRDRLGEQFVAMYERWASGEPLPNVVDKRLGYIPGTDHEA; encoded by the coding sequence ATGCCGGAGCCCGTCCTGCTCGTCCTGGACGCCGATCCGCCACCCCGCCTCGGCGCGCTGACCGGGCGGGTGCGCCTGCGGCACACGGACGGCCCGGGTCTTGCCCGGGCGCTGCCCGAGGCGGACGCGCTGCTCGTCTGGGACTTCGCATCGGACGCGGTACGGGCCGCCTGGCCGGGTGACGGGCCGCGGCCGGCCTGGGTGCACACGGCGAGCGCGGGCGTGGACCGGCTGCTCTGCCCGGAGCTGGTGGCCGGCGACACCGTGGTGACCAATGCGCGGGGCATCTTCGAGCAGCCGATCGCCGAGTACGTGGCGGGGCTGGTGCTGGCCTTCGCCAAGGACCTCCCCGGCACCCTGGAGCTCCAGCGGCGCCGGCGGTGGAGCCACCGCGAGACCGCCCGGGTCGCGGGCTCCCGCGCGGTGGTCCTCGGCGCCGGTCCGGTCGGGCGCGAGATCACCCGACTGCTGATGGCGCTCGGGGTCGAGGTGGCGCTGGTGGGCCGCACGGCCCGGCGCACGATCCACGGCGCCGGGGATCTGGACCGGCTGGCCGCCCGCGCCGACTGGGTGATCTGCGCGGCGCCGCTGACCCCGCAGACGCACGGGATGTTCGACAGCCGGTTCTTCGGGCTGATGCAGCCGTCGGCCCGGTTCGTCAACGTGGGACGCGGCCCCATGGTGGTCGAGGACGACCTCCTGGACGCGCTGCGCAAGCGGTGGATCGCGGGTGCGGCGCTCGACGTCTTCGAGCGGGAGCCGCTCGGCGAGGACAGTCCCCTGTGGGACGCGCCCGGTCTCATCGTGTCGCCGCACATGAGCGGGGACGCGGTGGGCTGGCGGGACCGGCTGGGCGAGCAGTTCGTCGCGATGTACGAACGGTGGGCGTCCGGCGAGCCGTTGCCCAACGTCGTGGACAAGCGGCTCGGTTACATCCCCGGCACCGACCACGAGGCCTGA